TATGTGATGTTTTTATAAGATACTTTACTGATTGGCTATGTATAGGAAGTGCACAAAGTAGTCACTTCTAAAATAACCTTTATTACTCACTCCAAAATGTATTATTGAACACCAAAaccatgttactttttaaaattttctagaagtTGGACacaatcactttatttatttttcacgtggtgctgagaatccaactcCCCAGTgcctaccactgaatcacaaccccccCACTCTTGAGTTACTTTCTGTAAACCCAAGCAACCACTTTCAAACTTATTTTCCATTGAGAATATTCtactctttattgattttttttaacattttcttgcGCATttagcaagcgctctaccactgagccacaaccctggccttatctactcttttatttttggttgttgatggacctttattttattcatttatttatatgtagtgctgataattgaacccagtgcctcacaaatgagaggcaagcgctccaccactgagccacaaccccagagtactttattctttattcacttattcattcaataTTTGTTGAGTGCCTGCTGGCGCCAAACACCTTTGTAGGGCCTCGGCTTCAGAAGTAAATCTTCTCCCTTCCGCAACCCATCCCCCAAGGAGCTTCTATTTCTCCAATTTTCTCTTCTATACAAAAGTTCACATGAGTTAATTCAGCGGTTCTCAGTGTGGTCCTTGAATGAGCGGCAGCTGGGAGCTTGTTAAATGTAAATTCTTAGGCCCACCCCACACTCTAGGGATGAGACCTTGCAATTCGCTTTTTGACGAATTAAAAATCTTTAGGGATTCTGATGCACACTCAAGTTTAAAAACCAAGGTTTTAGTTCCACAGCTCGGTATTAATATCCAACTTGGTCAAAGATCAACATCTGGCTCCTGAACCCATCTCGGGCCTCTCCGAGGAATACCTGTCTCATACACCGAAGGGAACCAAAAATAACCATTCTTAATAATTAGTAGTCCTTGAGATGATCGAATAATAATGGCATTACAGTGGTTCCAGAACAAAAGCGCCCGCAGTGGATTTTCTGGAGCTATACCAACCGACAATGGGCCGGACCGAGTTCTGGAACAGTGTCTTCCTATGTTAGACAGCGAGGCACGTCCAGCCTGTGGTCGTGGGTCTGGGTCAAGGCGGCGCGCAGGTCGGGCTGGAGCTCGCGGTCAGAAGTCCGGGGCTGGAGCCCGGATCTTATCACAAGGGTAGAAAGAGGGGCGGAGGCGCTGGAGAGCTCCCGGGAGGCCGCGCGGGGCTGGCCAGCCAGCTAGCCGCACCCTCCCGGCCCCAGACGCCGGCAGGGCGGAGCCACGCGGCCGGAGCTCCGGCTCAGACGCGCGGCGCAGCGCGGGCTCGCGGCGGAGGCGTATGGGGCTACAACGGGAGCGGCTGCGCCGCCCGGCCGGGTCAACGTCGTGCGCATGCGCGGACCCGGCGCCATTTTGGTGGCCGGGAGCGGAGGTGATTCCACACTGAGGAGAGCGCGGCGGCAGGGGCGGCAGTGGCAGCGTTCGTGTGCTCGGGTCTGAATCACCGAGGGAGGAGGCGGTGGAGGAAGAGGTGGCAGCGGTGGCGGTGGTCGTAGCTGTGGCGGAGGAGGCGGGTACGAATCAGCTGCGGGCGGAGACATGGCCAACATCGCGGTGCAGCGAATCAAGCGGGAGTTCAAGGAGGTGCTGAAGAGCGAGGAGGTCAGAAATGAACTCCCGGACATCCCCCATCTCAGCCCAGGGCGGGAGGGCCCTCTCATCGGCGACCCA
This genomic interval from Ictidomys tridecemlineatus isolate mIctTri1 chromosome 9, mIctTri1.hap1, whole genome shotgun sequence contains the following:
- the LOC144366654 gene encoding uncharacterized protein LOC144366654, whose translation is MLAMSPPAADSYPPPPPQLRPPPPLPPLPPPPPPSVIQTRAHERCHCRPCRRALLSVESPPLPATKMAPGPRMRTTLTRPGGAAAPVVAPYASAASPRCAARLSRSSGRVAPPCRRLGPGGCG